A DNA window from uncultured Methanoregula sp. contains the following coding sequences:
- a CDS encoding NAD(P)/FAD-dependent oxidoreductase: MRIGIIGGGLTGLVAAHALARNHEVDLYEKLPYLGGCLSSYNMENYWIERYYHHCFSGDTTLFSLIGELNLSGKLEWMNGTTGYYARNTIFPLNTPAQIIKYPELSIMDKARLTWLTLTAKKADLETLDQIPADQYIIEHLGGNIYSSFFEPLLKSKFGDRRKEVSAAWLMSRIAIRSNRGVAGERLGYLNGGFHQIIDALETSVIIKGGKIFKQTPASTLSRSGKSWMINNTRYDAVISTIPPQELERMGGPALPPIPYQGAACLTLAMDREVTNGIYWLNMKDSAPYGAVVTHTNFIPSERYGEHIVYLASYFSGGVSPQLDERMMNDFCTRFGVPKNEIHWHRMAVDPWAGPVYNTGYGSLIPSYEQSGLFMAGMFSKTNYPERSMEGSIRAGLDIAACVTRRNSHEQA; encoded by the coding sequence ATGAGGATTGGGATAATCGGCGGGGGATTGACCGGGCTTGTTGCTGCTCATGCACTTGCCCGTAATCACGAGGTTGACCTGTACGAGAAACTGCCCTATCTCGGAGGATGCCTCTCATCCTACAATATGGAAAATTACTGGATTGAGAGATATTATCATCACTGTTTTTCAGGAGATACAACCCTCTTCTCACTCATCGGAGAGCTGAACCTGTCCGGTAAGCTCGAATGGATGAACGGGACAACCGGTTATTATGCACGCAATACCATCTTTCCCTTGAATACACCCGCCCAGATCATCAAATATCCCGAGCTTTCCATAATGGATAAAGCCCGCCTTACCTGGCTGACCCTGACAGCAAAAAAGGCCGATCTCGAAACTCTCGACCAGATCCCCGCTGATCAGTATATTATCGAACATCTTGGGGGGAATATTTACTCATCATTCTTCGAACCGCTTCTCAAAAGCAAGTTCGGGGACCGGAGAAAAGAGGTTTCTGCAGCCTGGCTGATGAGCCGGATCGCTATCCGTTCGAACCGCGGGGTAGCCGGTGAACGCCTGGGATATCTCAACGGGGGATTCCATCAGATTATCGATGCCCTGGAGACTTCGGTCATAATAAAAGGTGGAAAAATATTCAAACAGACTCCCGCGTCCACCCTTTCGCGTTCCGGGAAAAGCTGGATGATCAACAACACCCGGTATGATGCAGTAATCTCCACAATTCCACCCCAGGAGCTGGAGCGGATGGGGGGACCTGCCCTGCCCCCAATCCCGTATCAGGGAGCAGCCTGCCTGACACTGGCGATGGATCGGGAAGTAACAAACGGAATTTACTGGCTGAACATGAAGGATTCCGCTCCGTACGGGGCAGTAGTCACCCATACGAATTTTATTCCATCGGAGCGGTATGGAGAGCACATCGTCTATCTTGCATCGTACTTCTCAGGGGGAGTGTCGCCTCAGCTCGATGAACGGATGATGAACGATTTCTGTACCAGGTTCGGGGTTCCCAAAAACGAGATCCACTGGCACAGGATGGCAGTTGATCCCTGGGCCGGCCCGGTATACAATACCGGTTACGGATCGCTGATCCCCTCGTACGAACAGAGCGGTCTTTTCATGGCCGGGATGTTTTCAAAGACCAACTACCCGGAACGGAGCATGGAAGGATCCATACGAGCCGGTCTCGATATAGCAGCGTGCGTAACCCGACGGAATTCCCATGAGCAAGCCTGA
- a CDS encoding glycosyltransferase, with protein sequence MSKPEITAIIPVFNDRESLELAIPRSLETLSKITPDFEIIIAEDGSTDGSSEFVRDYEKRDSRIRLLHSDERQGRGRALTRAIRDAKGSIVCYYDVDLATNMQHLRELIGAIQEGSDMSTGSRLLPQSDIVRTEGREIASRSYNLLVRVILGSALFDHQCGFKAFNRERILPLLPTIRSDHWFWDTEILVRGQKMGFTVKEFPVHWRAGKGTTVRMKDVFEMGSAILRLWWQIHVSKD encoded by the coding sequence ATGAGCAAGCCTGAAATCACGGCCATTATCCCGGTCTTCAATGATCGGGAATCCCTTGAGCTCGCTATCCCGCGATCCCTTGAAACCCTCTCGAAGATCACGCCGGACTTCGAGATTATCATTGCAGAGGATGGCAGTACTGATGGTAGTTCAGAGTTTGTCCGGGATTACGAGAAACGGGATTCCCGTATCCGCCTCCTGCACAGTGACGAACGTCAGGGTCGGGGCAGAGCACTAACCAGGGCGATACGGGATGCGAAAGGATCCATTGTCTGCTATTACGACGTGGATCTTGCAACAAACATGCAGCACCTCAGAGAACTCATCGGAGCGATACAGGAGGGGTCTGATATGTCGACCGGCTCACGGCTCCTCCCCCAGAGCGATATTGTCAGGACCGAAGGACGGGAGATCGCAAGCCGGAGCTACAATCTTCTTGTCAGGGTAATCCTGGGTAGCGCTCTCTTCGATCATCAGTGCGGGTTCAAAGCCTTCAACAGGGAGCGGATTCTTCCGCTCCTCCCGACGATCCGATCCGATCATTGGTTCTGGGACACGGAGATCCTTGTCCGGGGGCAAAAGATGGGATTTACCGTAAAAGAGTTCCCGGTTCACTGGCGTGCAGGAAAGGGAACAACCGTACGGATGAAAGACGTATTTGAGATGGGTTCCGCGATCCTGCGGTTATGGTGGCAGATCCATGTATCGAAAGATTAG
- a CDS encoding lysylphosphatidylglycerol synthase transmembrane domain-containing protein, giving the protein MYRKISAIVIPTLIAVGIIAYMLYSIRDEFFTAIQHIKPEFLLVAVLICLAAWWLRGWRYRSILKNLGYQVSVRFATACIFVSQTVNLVVPARLGDFVRVFILKHEYNTSYSEGVSSLVVERVFDIFTIALLGAISIFFVLNVPSEYVLLILIPIIAGVVFFIFLLFIGKFSSENKYIAIILTMLHEIKKASLTLRSIFVLGCSSILIWLLDILVCVAVVLMFQQKISFAVIVLAIVIGNLVKAIPITPGGIGTYELSMAIVFGLDGADPAVATLIAVIDHLIKNLVTLAGGIISIYSLGDWVIPSIKEALNAKFGGGKEPGS; this is encoded by the coding sequence ATGTATCGAAAGATTAGTGCCATTGTCATCCCGACCCTCATCGCCGTGGGAATCATCGCGTACATGCTTTACAGCATCAGGGACGAATTTTTCACCGCAATCCAGCATATCAAACCGGAATTCCTGCTCGTTGCCGTGTTGATCTGCCTTGCTGCCTGGTGGCTCCGGGGATGGCGGTACCGTTCAATCCTCAAAAACCTTGGTTACCAGGTGAGTGTCCGGTTTGCCACGGCCTGCATTTTTGTCAGCCAGACCGTCAACCTGGTCGTGCCTGCACGACTGGGTGATTTTGTCCGGGTCTTCATCCTGAAACACGAATACAACACCAGTTACTCGGAAGGCGTATCCTCCCTCGTAGTTGAAAGGGTCTTTGATATCTTCACGATAGCACTTCTCGGGGCAATTTCCATTTTCTTTGTCCTCAACGTGCCTTCGGAATACGTCCTGCTCATCTTAATCCCGATCATTGCCGGTGTGGTTTTTTTTATTTTTTTACTCTTTATCGGGAAATTTTCATCGGAGAACAAGTATATTGCGATCATTCTCACGATGCTGCACGAGATCAAGAAGGCATCTCTTACCCTCCGGTCGATCTTCGTCTTGGGATGTTCATCGATTTTAATATGGCTTCTCGATATCCTTGTCTGTGTTGCGGTAGTCCTGATGTTCCAGCAGAAGATCTCGTTCGCCGTGATTGTGCTTGCGATCGTGATCGGAAACCTGGTAAAAGCGATCCCGATTACCCCCGGGGGGATCGGGACATACGAGCTCTCGATGGCGATAGTATTCGGGCTTGATGGCGCAGATCCCGCAGTCGCGACATTGATTGCGGTCATCGATCACTTAATCAAGAACCTGGTCACTCTTGCCGGAGGAATAATCTCCATTTACTCCCTTGGCGACTGGGTGATCCCCAGCATCAAGGAAGCCCTCAATGCAAAATTCGGCGGAGGGAAAGAACCTGGCAGCTGA
- a CDS encoding DUF2298 domain-containing protein, producing MSWLVIITLLQLSFYPGLKSTFGKFAFPASFSASLLVFTIVSWYCGLMHVPILLALLPFIGLLVYNLYHRNYRLNELKAEWHWEAIFLIFFFLMLDVRFVNPTISYAEKFMDHAFMASVIRNPVVPPLDPWFAGGTLNVYYYLGYWMFGCLAIVSGVPSTIAFNLALPTVFGFAAVNAYAIGTLLLNRFRWLPLLVFIIPNPSFFYQIIQGKAMNTVLWDSTRTITNTINEYPLFSFIWGDVHAHVVSIFNQVFLIFLLLYAFKRWESLETRGKLILSGLAAISLGSMPLINTWDVLIYAPITLVFLALILWRNRASLFVKPQIWYFCAIPPLAVLCYLPFYIQLQTHTGMVDLVRTPSVPAEFLLVNGFFIAIVLAFLYRDIIRRPYLLLVILPFIATGYIAAGIAVIPLIYLMARKPWDLPELLAMLGLAILVFCELFYLKDNMGETYFRMNTVFKCYLPAWLLLGTGAFSLAGRWLAESGKIPVFNQRATATATVMVICLLFILPFTVQYNTDYGTGTLDGLAYIETAHPDDAGAVAYLRTLTGDERIVEAEGGDYTYYSRVSSFTGIPAIIGMPFHEYMWRSDDTGWVTVRKDDIRSIYENGDETVPLMKKYNATLLYVGSPERERYIVNITGTGLEKVYSARGTEIYRLVA from the coding sequence TTGAGCTGGCTTGTTATCATAACACTTCTCCAGCTCTCATTCTACCCGGGCCTGAAAAGTACGTTCGGGAAATTTGCCTTCCCGGCCTCGTTCTCAGCATCGTTGCTGGTTTTCACCATAGTATCCTGGTACTGCGGGCTCATGCACGTTCCCATCCTCCTTGCCCTCCTCCCGTTCATCGGTCTCCTGGTATACAACCTGTATCACCGGAACTACCGGCTCAACGAACTGAAGGCCGAATGGCACTGGGAGGCCATCTTCCTCATCTTCTTCTTCCTGATGCTGGACGTACGGTTCGTCAATCCCACAATCTCGTACGCAGAGAAATTCATGGACCATGCATTTATGGCATCGGTCATCCGAAACCCGGTCGTGCCTCCGCTTGATCCATGGTTTGCCGGAGGAACCCTCAATGTATACTACTACCTTGGCTACTGGATGTTCGGCTGTCTTGCGATCGTCAGCGGGGTTCCCTCAACTATCGCATTCAACCTTGCACTCCCGACTGTTTTTGGATTCGCAGCCGTGAATGCATATGCAATCGGTACACTTCTTCTCAACCGGTTCCGCTGGCTGCCACTGCTCGTTTTTATTATCCCGAACCCTTCATTCTTTTACCAGATAATCCAGGGAAAAGCAATGAATACAGTTCTCTGGGACAGCACGCGGACCATCACCAATACCATCAACGAATATCCCCTGTTCTCATTCATCTGGGGGGATGTCCACGCCCATGTTGTCTCGATCTTCAACCAGGTTTTTCTGATCTTCCTGCTTCTCTACGCGTTTAAACGATGGGAATCGCTGGAGACCCGCGGAAAACTGATCCTGTCCGGCCTTGCCGCCATAAGCCTTGGCTCCATGCCCCTGATCAATACCTGGGATGTCCTGATCTACGCCCCGATAACGCTCGTTTTCCTGGCTTTGATCCTCTGGAGAAACAGGGCTTCGCTCTTTGTCAAACCTCAGATCTGGTATTTCTGTGCGATTCCTCCGCTTGCAGTTCTCTGTTACCTGCCGTTCTACATCCAGCTGCAGACCCACACCGGCATGGTTGATCTCGTTCGCACCCCGTCAGTCCCGGCAGAATTCCTGCTCGTGAACGGATTCTTCATCGCAATCGTGCTCGCGTTCCTGTACCGGGACATCATCCGGCGCCCGTACCTGCTCCTCGTTATTCTCCCGTTCATTGCAACAGGTTACATTGCAGCAGGCATTGCAGTCATTCCTCTCATCTATCTGATGGCGAGGAAACCATGGGATCTGCCGGAACTCCTCGCCATGCTGGGACTTGCTATCCTCGTCTTCTGCGAGCTCTTCTACCTGAAGGATAACATGGGCGAGACCTACTTCCGGATGAACACGGTCTTCAAATGCTATCTTCCTGCATGGCTCCTGCTCGGGACAGGCGCGTTCTCTCTTGCCGGGAGATGGCTTGCCGAATCCGGAAAGATCCCTGTTTTCAATCAGCGCGCAACGGCAACAGCAACGGTGATGGTGATCTGCCTGCTCTTCATCCTCCCCTTTACGGTTCAGTACAATACGGATTACGGTACGGGAACCCTCGACGGGCTCGCATACATTGAAACTGCCCATCCCGACGATGCAGGGGCAGTCGCCTACTTGAGGACACTCACGGGAGATGAACGCATTGTCGAAGCCGAGGGTGGCGATTATACCTATTATTCCCGGGTGTCGTCGTTTACTGGTATCCCGGCGATCATCGGAATGCCGTTCCACGAGTACATGTGGAGAAGCGATGATACCGGGTGGGTAACGGTAAGAAAAGACGACATCCGGTCCATCTACGAGAACGGGGATGAGACGGTTCCCCTGATGAAAAAATACAATGCAACACTCCTGTACGTGGGCAGCCCAGAGCGGGAGCGGTATATCGTGAATATCACCGGAACGGGGCTTGAGAAAGTTTATTCTGCCCGGGGTACGGAGATCTACCGGCTTGTTGCATGA
- the rpl7ae gene encoding 50S ribosomal protein L7Ae produces MAKGYVKTEAPEELQNKALEALEVARDTGKIKKGSNEATKAIERGIAALVVIGADVEPEEIVMHLAPLCDEKKVPYIFINKQNDIGAASGLDVGSAAAAVVKPGKAKETIDELAKQLAALKA; encoded by the coding sequence ATGGCAAAAGGTTACGTTAAAACAGAGGCTCCCGAGGAGCTCCAGAACAAGGCGCTTGAAGCCCTTGAAGTTGCACGCGACACCGGAAAGATCAAGAAAGGATCCAACGAAGCAACAAAAGCCATCGAGCGCGGTATTGCAGCACTCGTGGTCATTGGTGCCGATGTGGAACCCGAAGAGATCGTGATGCACCTTGCACCGCTCTGCGATGAGAAGAAAGTACCGTACATCTTCATCAACAAGCAGAACGATATCGGCGCAGCAAGCGGTCTTGACGTCGGATCCGCAGCAGCTGCAGTTGTCAAGCCCGGCAAGGCAAAAGAGACGATCGACGAACTTGCAAAGCAGCTTGCCGCGCTGAAGGCGTGA
- a CDS encoding 30S ribosomal protein S28e, producing MADDATPAEVIEVVGSTGMHGEAMQVKCRILDGNNKGRIITRNTVGPIREGDIIMLLETEREAKKMSRR from the coding sequence ATGGCAGACGATGCAACGCCGGCAGAAGTTATCGAGGTTGTAGGCTCCACCGGCATGCACGGTGAGGCAATGCAGGTCAAGTGCCGTATCCTCGACGGCAACAACAAGGGCCGGATCATTACCCGCAACACGGTCGGACCGATCCGCGAAGGAGATATCATCATGCTCCTCGAAACCGAGCGCGAAGCAAAGAAGATGTCGAGGCGGTAA
- a CDS encoding 50S ribosomal protein L24e gives MVEQHVCSFCGVQLEPGTGKMYIRKDGTIFYFCTTKCQNNYKLGRVPRRVQWTSAGRKALGKE, from the coding sequence ATGGTAGAACAACATGTCTGCAGTTTCTGCGGTGTCCAGCTTGAGCCGGGAACCGGGAAGATGTACATACGCAAGGACGGCACGATCTTTTACTTCTGCACTACCAAGTGCCAGAACAACTACAAGCTTGGCAGAGTTCCCCGGCGGGTCCAGTGGACCAGTGCCGGCAGGAAAGCTCTTGGCAAGGAGTGA
- the ndk gene encoding nucleoside-diphosphate kinase codes for MDRTFVMIKPDGVQRGLVGEIVSRLEAKGLKLVAARFEVLPEARVTDQYKEHLSKPFFPSLKQYIMGGPVFLMVWEGRSVVAIVRKVIGATNPQEAAPGTIRGDFGIDIGRNVIHASDSPESAAREIAIHFKQNELSSYTRIDESVLYEY; via the coding sequence ATGGACCGCACATTCGTCATGATCAAGCCCGACGGCGTTCAGCGCGGTCTTGTTGGTGAGATCGTCTCACGACTCGAGGCAAAAGGGCTCAAGCTCGTGGCAGCACGGTTTGAAGTTCTTCCGGAAGCACGGGTGACCGACCAGTACAAGGAACACTTGTCAAAACCGTTCTTCCCCTCCCTCAAGCAATATATCATGGGCGGACCGGTCTTCCTCATGGTCTGGGAAGGCAGGAGCGTTGTTGCGATCGTCCGTAAGGTGATCGGGGCAACAAACCCGCAGGAAGCAGCGCCTGGCACCATCCGGGGCGATTTCGGTATCGACATCGGCAGGAACGTTATCCATGCATCCGATTCTCCCGAGAGCGCAGCCCGTGAGATTGCAATCCACTTCAAACAGAACGAACTTTCATCGTATACCCGGATCGACGAGTCCGTATTATACGAATACTGA
- a CDS encoding MarC family protein codes for MAGDVLSFALLAISSILIIVNPLGATLVYVSLTTSLEKNTRDTIAKDACRFALLILLVVAVLGAWILQIFGISLEAFRIAGGILLFGIGMEMVYAKTSRTKMTATEKYESRDNEDVSIMPLAIPMIAGPGAITTTIVMMNEAIVLTPLAVAILFLAIVLSIGITYYMMRHSDYIMKRVGQREYRAVNRLMGMLLIAIAVQFIITGIRTAFPLLGGG; via the coding sequence ATGGCCGGAGATGTCCTGAGTTTTGCGCTGCTTGCCATCTCATCCATTCTTATCATCGTAAATCCCCTTGGCGCAACACTTGTCTATGTATCCCTGACAACCTCCCTTGAGAAGAATACCCGGGATACGATTGCAAAAGATGCCTGCCGTTTTGCTCTCCTGATCCTGCTTGTTGTCGCCGTGCTGGGGGCCTGGATCCTCCAGATCTTCGGCATCAGTCTCGAGGCATTCCGGATTGCCGGGGGAATACTCCTGTTCGGCATCGGTATGGAGATGGTCTACGCCAAGACGTCCCGGACAAAAATGACTGCAACGGAAAAATACGAATCGCGGGATAACGAAGACGTTTCCATCATGCCGCTCGCCATCCCCATGATCGCCGGGCCTGGCGCCATCACGACAACCATTGTCATGATGAACGAAGCCATTGTCTTGACCCCGCTTGCTGTGGCAATTCTTTTCCTGGCAATTGTGCTCTCCATCGGGATCACGTATTATATGATGAGGCATTCAGATTATATCATGAAGAGAGTGGGGCAGAGGGAATACCGGGCGGTCAACCGGCTTATGGGTATGCTGCTCATTGCAATCGCCGTCCAGTTCATCATAACCGGTATCAGGACCGCATTCCCCCTGCTTGGCGGAGGATAA
- a CDS encoding nitrilase-related carbon-nitrogen hydrolase, which produces MKGNEEEVVRVCSAQITSIFEDPEKTLKKAELFIRHAAQSGASLICFPEQFATGWDPVSEKNTQTLSGPIVSALKEAAAENSIAILGSFREAAHPFPKNTAVVIGNDGKILSTYAKMHLFSPGREDRAFSPGSELGIFPLGPLSCGIAICYDLRFPELFRIYAQMGVQAVFVPAAWPMQRIRHWELFLTARAAENQMYMIGVNTTGTTPVDTYSGASMTIDPHGTIRSRANDAEQLLFSDLLVSEVRSARESFPALRDRRTSLYHSLSNPG; this is translated from the coding sequence ATGAAAGGCAATGAGGAGGAAGTTGTCCGGGTGTGCAGTGCCCAGATAACCAGTATTTTTGAAGATCCTGAAAAAACCTTAAAAAAAGCGGAACTCTTCATCCGTCATGCGGCACAATCCGGTGCTTCACTCATCTGTTTTCCGGAACAATTTGCAACCGGGTGGGACCCGGTCTCGGAGAAAAACACCCAGACATTATCCGGCCCCATTGTTTCCGCTCTCAAAGAGGCGGCAGCAGAAAATTCGATCGCGATTCTTGGATCGTTTCGCGAGGCTGCTCATCCCTTCCCGAAAAACACTGCCGTTGTGATCGGCAACGATGGGAAGATTCTCTCAACCTATGCCAAGATGCACCTGTTCTCCCCGGGAAGAGAAGACCGGGCATTCTCCCCCGGTTCCGAACTCGGGATCTTCCCGCTGGGTCCCCTCTCCTGCGGTATCGCCATCTGTTACGATCTCCGGTTTCCCGAGCTCTTCCGTATCTATGCACAGATGGGGGTCCAGGCAGTTTTTGTGCCTGCAGCTTGGCCCATGCAGCGTATCCGGCACTGGGAACTCTTCCTCACCGCGCGTGCAGCGGAAAACCAGATGTATATGATCGGGGTGAACACAACAGGGACTACCCCGGTTGATACCTATTCCGGCGCTTCTATGACGATAGACCCCCACGGGACCATACGGTCGCGGGCAAACGATGCCGAACAGCTCCTCTTTTCGGACCTTCTGGTCTCAGAAGTCCGATCGGCCCGCGAATCATTTCCCGCGCTCCGGGATCGCAGGACATCACTGTATCATTCGCTTTCAAACCCGGGATAA
- the thrC gene encoding threonine synthase, which yields MYHLACVNCGATYPADEILYNCKKCGHLLAVKYPLEEITVSRAAWNSRPLSVWRYRELLPVKIEPVTLQEGGTPLYHLKRIGEELGLPHLYAKHEGMNPSGSFKDRGMTVGVSMAIQLGKKSVACASTGNTSASLAVYAAKAGIPAVVLLPAGKVAVGKVAQALMHGAKVISIRGNFDRALEMVHDLCLSHGLYLLNSINPYRLEGQKTIGFEALDQLGEIPDRFVLPVGNAGNISAVYKGFLELQELGFMDRLPMMTGIQAAGSSPVVRAINENLPEVIPEGNPETVATAIRIGAPVNAEKALTAIRKTGGLAESVTDEEILRMQRDLARKEGIGVEPASAASVAGIRKLVESGRIDRNERIVCVVTGHLLKDPDTVIKQCEPPTEINADLPSLLSALHL from the coding sequence ATGTATCATCTCGCATGCGTCAACTGTGGTGCCACATACCCCGCTGACGAGATCCTTTATAATTGCAAAAAATGCGGTCACCTTCTGGCAGTGAAGTACCCGCTTGAAGAGATTACCGTCTCAAGGGCAGCCTGGAACAGCCGGCCGCTTTCCGTCTGGCGGTACCGCGAATTGTTACCGGTGAAGATCGAGCCGGTCACCCTCCAGGAGGGCGGAACACCGCTCTACCACCTCAAACGCATTGGCGAGGAACTCGGTCTTCCCCACCTGTACGCCAAACACGAGGGAATGAACCCATCGGGATCGTTCAAGGACCGGGGCATGACCGTCGGGGTCTCGATGGCCATCCAGCTCGGAAAGAAGAGCGTGGCCTGTGCCAGTACCGGCAACACTTCCGCAAGCCTTGCGGTCTATGCAGCAAAGGCCGGAATTCCCGCAGTGGTCCTGCTCCCGGCCGGGAAAGTGGCGGTCGGCAAGGTTGCCCAGGCCCTGATGCACGGGGCCAAAGTGATCTCGATCCGGGGCAATTTCGACCGGGCTCTCGAGATGGTTCACGATCTCTGCCTCTCCCACGGCCTCTACCTCCTCAACTCCATCAACCCCTACCGGCTGGAAGGCCAGAAGACGATCGGGTTTGAGGCTCTCGATCAGCTGGGTGAGATCCCGGACCGGTTTGTTCTCCCGGTCGGCAATGCCGGTAATATCTCTGCGGTATACAAGGGATTTCTGGAATTGCAGGAACTCGGATTTATGGACAGGCTTCCCATGATGACCGGCATCCAGGCAGCGGGTTCAAGTCCGGTCGTGCGGGCAATCAACGAGAACCTGCCGGAGGTTATTCCTGAAGGCAATCCCGAGACCGTGGCAACGGCGATCCGGATCGGCGCACCGGTCAATGCGGAGAAAGCCCTTACTGCCATAAGAAAGACCGGCGGGCTTGCGGAATCGGTGACCGACGAGGAGATCCTGCGGATGCAGCGGGACCTTGCCCGGAAAGAGGGTATCGGTGTGGAACCCGCTTCGGCTGCATCAGTTGCGGGAATACGCAAACTCGTGGAAAGTGGCAGGATCGACCGGAACGAGAGGATCGTCTGCGTTGTAACCGGCCACCTGCTAAAAGACCCGGATACGGTGATCAAACAATGCGAGCCCCCGACAGAGATCAACGCAGACCTGCCTTCGCTGCTCTCTGCGCTGCACTTGTAA
- a CDS encoding DUF5803 family protein, translating to MGALSAEYLVFPNGTAYQASIEISDVSRYEFAETGFLGENVAITVGDVNLSGNGSPTQFNWSRPWGGIPAITFPKGNYTVSYIAPLRNNDLQAAFTKPYQVNVTIPGEFDVRNPLLAGISSGGNVTRYPDNSTSVNWNKSYGFDVRFYSKSQEDLLFFFLQFMVIIAVVLLLPFVISARRRV from the coding sequence GTGGGTGCGCTCTCAGCTGAATATCTTGTTTTTCCCAACGGTACTGCGTACCAGGCATCGATCGAGATCTCGGACGTCTCCCGCTATGAATTTGCAGAGACAGGTTTTCTCGGGGAGAACGTTGCAATAACGGTCGGGGATGTAAACCTCTCGGGGAATGGCTCGCCGACCCAGTTCAACTGGAGCCGTCCCTGGGGAGGAATCCCGGCAATCACCTTCCCGAAAGGAAATTATACAGTCTCGTACATCGCTCCCCTCAGGAATAACGATCTTCAGGCTGCCTTCACCAAGCCGTACCAGGTCAATGTGACAATTCCCGGGGAGTTCGACGTGCGCAACCCACTGCTTGCCGGCATCAGCTCAGGAGGTAATGTCACCCGGTATCCGGACAATTCAACATCCGTCAACTGGAACAAATCCTATGGATTTGACGTACGGTTCTATTCGAAGAGCCAGGAGGATCTCCTGTTCTTCTTCCTGCAGTTCATGGTTATCATCGCTGTCGTGCTCCTGCTGCCGTTCGTCATCAGCGCAAGAAGACGAGTATAA
- a CDS encoding redoxin domain-containing protein yields the protein MIHPGDTARNFSLKDQNDKTFDLYEQAGTCVLLSFHPLAWTEFCAAQMKSLETNREVFSSLGCIPVGISVDSKPCKKEWAKSLGITGTRLLCDFWPHGAVAQKYGIFRDENGFSERANIIVDKNQKIVFVKVYPIHSVPDITEIIGFLKNQK from the coding sequence ATGATACATCCGGGTGATACGGCAAGAAATTTTTCACTCAAGGATCAGAACGACAAGACGTTCGATCTTTATGAACAGGCAGGCACGTGCGTACTTCTCTCTTTTCATCCGCTGGCATGGACTGAGTTTTGTGCAGCACAGATGAAATCGCTGGAGACAAACCGGGAAGTATTCTCCTCCCTGGGATGTATTCCCGTGGGAATCAGCGTGGATTCAAAACCCTGCAAGAAAGAATGGGCAAAAAGTCTGGGCATCACGGGTACGCGGCTCTTGTGCGATTTCTGGCCGCACGGGGCAGTTGCCCAGAAATACGGGATCTTCCGGGACGAGAACGGATTCTCGGAACGGGCCAATATCATCGTTGACAAGAACCAGAAGATCGTGTTTGTCAAGGTTTACCCGATTCATTCGGTACCGGATATCACGGAGATCATAGGATTTTTGAAAAACCAGAAATAA